In the genome of Synchiropus splendidus isolate RoL2022-P1 chromosome 2, RoL_Sspl_1.0, whole genome shotgun sequence, the window TGTGAGAACAGACAGCAAATACAAAATCCATTCCAATGCCTTAGCATTACTTGAATACAGTATTTGACTAGAGCAGGCGCAACGCTGCAGAAAAAGTGTAATTCCACATTTGACCAGCAGAGTGCACGATGACCAACCAACATCAATGTTCAATGTAGAATCACTGTTCACACTCTTTAAAATAATGGttgcaaaataaaagaaaaggagAATATAACAAATACTATAGTCAAAGACAGTGCACTGCTTCTGTTTGTTATTAACATTCCACTGTAAAAGTGTGCCTGTCTCTGTAGCCTCAGTAACACTTGTGTGACATCATCCCAGATACACTCACTGACTGATTAAACACATTACGTGAGTTCCATCTCCCTCCCGGGCACTGACCTTTACTCTTGCGAGAGCTGAAACACCCGCCCTTCTGGCTGGAAGGGGCGGGGCCCTGGTTGATAGGTGCCGCCTCCTGGTAGCGCTCACAACCGGGGATTTCACGGTGGACGTGATAAGACAGGTTCCTCAGCAGACACACGCTGTTTTCTATCAACTGAGCGCCAAGTAATGGTCAGAGCCAAGACTGAGGTAACATGACtgagccatgaaaaaaaaaaaaatagcaagaCAAACCTTGTTGTCGACGTCTTTGCAGTCTATCTGGGACTGTACAATGTACATGAGAGAATCCACCAAGCCTGTGCACTCTCGCAGCTTTCTCCGCGCCTCACTTCGCTCTGAACTCACATTTCTGGTCGAGAGGAGAAAGTTGAGAAGCAAGaatgtcaaacaaaacacagattaACAGACTGGAGAAATAAATGAGGCATAAAAGAAGTTAGAGGGGGAAGTGAGCACAAAAGCATTCCAGAAACAATGCATCAACTCTCCCCTGAGGATGTGTTGGACCAACGCTGCACTTTTAAACAAATCTATGACAAAAATGGCATTTTTCCCAcctattttcttttcaaaccatTGATTTAGtgactgttcttttttttaataagtagGACAGTAGTGCACCAGCATGATAGACACGGAAGCAGACACACCCTTAAACACATCAAAAGCAGGcagcaagtttgtttttttttccttcgggATATGTTTAATGACAGGTGCCCATCAAGTTTAGCAATGAATTTAACGGTAGATGAGGAGGTGACCATTTGGATCTAGGGGGAAGAAGTGACTTGTGCATTGAGTTAAGTGATGAAAGAAAGCAGTCAATGATATAGGCAGGGAAATACGCAGACTGGGTGAATGATAGAGCTTGATGTCATCCATAAAACTGGAACCATGATTTGTGCATCATACATAGAGAGCCACTAAGTCACAGCTGACAGCTCTAAAAGCACATTCCTCCACACTGTGTGACGAGATGGAAGGTGGATGAGACACTGTGCAGCCCGAGTGCCATCGTGGTGCACTGTGCTACACCACAGCAAAGTGTTATCCCGAGTGTTTCAGCACCATAAGAAATTTGGACAATTTCTAAATCTAACATTTAACAAGATCCAAATGGTTTTTGATTTGCTGCGTTTCAGTAAAAACATCTACATAGTTATAAAGTCTATTAAAAAGTCTAGTCTATAAAGTCTAAAGTCATTTCAGAATGGTCTGTATTAGATTGCAAGGGGAAAAATGCATTTCTAACAATTTAGATCAAACAGAATTCTGTTTTTCACAGctaatgaaaaacagaataatggCTTTGATGGACTAACATTTCAAAAGTAGGGCATCGAATCAGTTTCCCACCCACCACCTGACTTGCAGCAGCACAACTCCAGTGAGAACTCTAATTAACTATGTGGTCAAAAGGATACATTGATAGGAGAAAGGCGAGCTGGAACAGTTTGTTTACATCAAGAGTCAATGACTTACTGTTCTCAGCTCTTTTCCTGTAAACTCTGAAATTCCCTTGTTCGCCCCCTCCTGATAAACTCATCATGAAATCTCACAAAAGACTAAAAGGACATTGTACGGTTGAATGATCGCCcaaacaaatattatttagGATTCAGTTCGATTTCAAAACACAGCTTACATATCTGAGATCAATTTAATCTGAGTGCCATAACTATAAAATTAACATTATTAACCGCTATAAATGCAAGAGCCTTTAAGTCTTTAGTTGCAGACTGTACCTCAAACATCCTGCTGTGTTGGTGAGCGCCGTTTCCCACTCCAGGTGCCGAGGCTTACAgttctcctctcctccgcctGCTCCGCCGTTACTCCCTCGCTCCCAGCCAGAACGCGGCACGATCACTTCATCAGAGAGGGCATGAAGCGCATGGTCCACAATCTCCATTTTTACAGAGTCATGAGAAGAAAGGTTCCACAGTGTGCCtgaggaccaaaaaaaaaacacataaaaaatgtaCACTGCCAATGAACAAAATTCTGCATCGACAAGCAAGATTCAACTTGTTTTTGGAGCCAGAAGCAGACCAGGCATTAGACTGGCATTAGATTGATACACATACTTTGCATTACACTAAAAACTGTgatcattttaataatgaaaattgTTCATCTAGATGTCTACATGTGTTTATTGCAACTTAAAATTTGAAGCTGTATGTAAACACTCTATATAAAAACAGAACTAAATACagtatcaaaaataaaattaaaactgaACTTCACAGTCACAACATTTTGCAAGAAACAGTGAGTGGCATGTGCCTTTACAAACCTGTAATAGTGTCTGTGAGATCCTGATCGTGGGTTTTCCTCAGCAGCCTAATCAGAGCCGGGACCCCATCGCAATTCTTTATAGCGATCTTGTTGTCCTGATCTTTACCGTAAGAGATGTTCTTCAACGCGCCACATGCAGCGTAGTGGACCTACGCAGACAAATATGGTCATTATTGTTGTGAACTGCAGGCAATAAAGGACCAGAGAAGCACTCAGGGGATGAAGACGTCCATTAAGGAGCTCATTGTACatgacttcataaaacacagcatgcaATTAAATATCTGTAGATTGAAGAACTGCTTTGCAGCTGTGCTCACAGACTACAATTTTTTGTTGGCTCACAGCTAAAGAGTAGCACACTGACAGGGAATAAAACCTGATAACACTGGTTCCTAAACGATCAttggacaataaaaacacacccAATAACACATTATGGTAGAAGTCACACAAAGCCAGTGACAAAACTTGCAAAACTGCCCTGGATCCTGATGGATATTTTCAGAACTTGTTACTTTCAGAACTGTTTCTCAGCTGCAAGTTTCAAGTTTGAAACATGTCTGACTGTCTCTTGCCATTTCCAAAGCAGGCGGTTTGTGCGGTACATCAGGAATAACTTCCCTTGGTCAGGAAAAATGACCAAGTGAGGGCTTGACCTATTTCTGACAAATAACAGATGTCCACTAAACCGAATGTGAAATTAAGATTCTTTGCACTGAGAGAGGAATGCATTATGATCTGACGCTTGCGTGTCATTTGGAAACTCTCAATGCAacgccttcaaaataaaagggaaaccacggatacttttttttttttacggtgaTACTTTTTAACCTCAATGTTGTGATACTCTAAACTGCACGATTGTTTCTGAGGAGAAATAAAAGTACATGTGAGAGGACCCAAACTTACTTCTTTATTTGGGTTGTCAAGCATCAAGACCAGAGCTGGGATTCCTTTTAGACGACGAACCTCTGACTTAACCTGCAATTAGAGAAAGCATTGATCTAGCTAGGTCTGTAAATACTAGAGTTTCTGTTGACtttctaaaatgaaaatataagcTGCAGAAGGTTACTTTGTCATTCTTATAGGTGAGGTGCTGCAGGTATGCGGCTGCGTTGCTCCTGACTGGGTCCAGCCTGTAGTTGAGCATGGCAATGACCTCTGGGAGCTCAGGCTGGCGCCATCCGCCGGCCCCAGGTTTGCGTAGAGTACTGTCCAAAGAGGCCATGCTTCCTCTTTCACCCTGTGCTAGTGGTGCTGCTCCAAAATAGTACATGTCCCCAGGACCGCTCATGTTGCCATCCAGAGTTCCCTCGTAACTTCTGAAGATCAAAGCGAAGAATACTTTCAGTCCGTTTTCAAATCCTAGTCACAAATTATAGTAGGGCATGGCCATGGTAGTTCCTTGGGGTGCTGATATCATTATACTTCAGTTAAGTCTCAGTTATCCTCTCCACAAAAGTAGAGGACTACAGTAGTCAAGAGCTGTCCACTGATATATGGAGTGTGCTTGTTAGGATGATCACAAAACACATGCACTATTTTCTTGATATccacactttaaaaatgaattgcacATAAATGCGTATTGAAAGTAAATATAAACATGTGAATTGTAAATAAAGGGTACCCAGTTCTACGTGGCGGGCCGTGGGGGAAGGCATGATGGTTTCGAGGCACCGTGCTGTAGTGGAGCGGTTGCCCCATGCCATAATCAGGTTCATCAAAGCCCATACTGCGCTGGTCATCCTCCAAGCCGTATGATTCTGGGACAAATCGCTGGATGCCGGAAAGTTCCATGGCGCTTCCCATCCTCCCAACCTGAAAAAAGGGGAATATACAAGCTTGAAATAAAGACTGAAACAACCAACCTTCATCACTTCCTCCAGATAAAGAGTCGCTGCTAGTATTGTGgtgaattttggaaaaaaaaagtgcacacaACCCAACAAATGAGAAGAGAGTACTCATGTTCTCTTCCTAATCTGAGGATCATAACCAGTCACGCAGCATACCTGTGGTTGAGCAGCATAGGGGTCCAGCTGAGTCCTGCTAGCAGCTCTGTAGTTTGGATCTAAGGTGCGGTAGCCTTCTGGGTGGACTGGCCTGGTAAAATCATGGGGAGAACAAAGATAGTCAACAGGGGAATCGGTAATTGAATAAACAAACCATCCAGTCACTGTGATTAACACTACAGTTGGAAACCGAAAAATCATCCCAACTACTACGACCTAATTACACAACGCGTGTCCATGTCTCTTGTTGGTGCATGTTGACCTAGTGGCCTTACCTGTAGCGATCCTCCATGCGAGCGCCTCTGCTGAGACTGGCGTACGCCTCTGGTGTGGGACCAGGGACGTATTCGTCGTAGCCACCTGGGGGTCCGTAGTGGTAGTTGCGAGGCACAGTATGGGTGGGATAGTCCATAGGCATCGCGGGCCCAGGGGCCTGTCTGTAGATCCGCTCCATGGGATGAGTATAGCCGCCCGTCATTGAACCCCCACCATCCATAGATAGTGCGTCAGACACGGATGGGATGGTGGTCCGAGTGGCTACCTTATTCATCTAAAagggacaaaaacaacacaggacATTCTAAAGTAAATAACTGTTGAGAGCTAGCCAAATACAAAGTCTTTTAAAATGCCATATGATTTAAGGTGACCACCATGAAAAGAAGACTGCCAACTCAACTACCTTctcctttaaaaaaagtatcactTAAGAACAGCAGCAACATGCGAGATATGAGAGCACACAGTCTCAAATAGACCCCTCAACAAAGCTGGCAGAACACAGTCTGTGACAGACACATCAGGGGGAGAAGGTTACCGTGGTCTCAGCACGTCGTGTCATCCCATCATCGCTGGTCTCCACGGAGACCACAGGTGACTCCTGTGGGGTCGCCTCCACCGCGTATGACTCCGGCAGCACTTGACCGGGATCCATCATGAACTGCAAGAAACACACAACTTCTTCACCATCCCCAAGATCAGTGTTCCATAAAGGAGAGAAAGACTCTAATTCTTGGAACTCACATGATGTCCTCCGTTGATGTAACCCTCTTTCAGCGTCAGTCTTTCTAAGTCTGCATCACAAGGAATGCGTCCGTTCTGAAAGGAAACAAATCAAACTGAGGGGCTGTTGCATACATTATCAGTATTATCCAGCATTAAGCTTATATATACGAACAAAGGTTAGCATTTTAGAAAATGACAACATGAAAATGGAAAGCTGGAAGATCAGTGAGTCACAGGATGTAGATGCAGAGACCTGAGTTGATCTCTTTAGAAATAGCAGTTGCATGCcctgataaaagaaaaaaaaaagaaacaatacatacatacaaggACAACATAGAATGCAACATTTCAATCAAGAATGATGACAAGAATTCAACGGGAAGAAAACATGTTCCAGCAGATGGACATGTGGGAACCTGTCAGGGAGAGTGAGGTGTTGTTGAACTGCCTGAGAGAGTGGCAGAGGCATGCAGAAGCCTCTAGGTTATGTAAACACACATCGCAAAGATAAAGAAGAGCACAGTCAACTTTTGTGTACGCACACACATCGTTTCTTATTCTGTCCGCACCACTCTGACCACACTGGAGTCTGATCCTGATACAATATTTATACACAATCCAACAAACAAGGCCATCAACTGAATTTGAGCCGTCTGGAAGCAGAATGATAAATGAGCTGGGGCGTGTGTACTTGCATGCCTCCGCACTAAAAGGAGAATGACGTCTTTCAGCTGTCTGTGACGGTAAAATAACAGCTAGATGAGACGGGTTTGCCCACAGACGCAAAGTGTGCAAGTCTGTTTCGGTCGTAGAAGTAGAGCAGATGAATTGGCGTTTCATCAAATCCTCGGCTCAAACAGCAAAGGCAAGGATCATTAGGAGATCCAGTGTCAATATTTCATCAGTACCAACAGTCGATCCACAGTGGTAATGAGTTACTGGCTCTTCAGTACAGTACTGTCGCTGCTGTAGCTCTTCATATGTGCGTCATACATGACAAACTACTAGACGTTCTGATCAAACTCCATCACCGTGTTTTGTCTAGACATTGTTGAAACTACTCCACTAAAGGCAAACTAGCCGTCCACTTTAATGGACTGCTGAGAAGCCATACTGCTTAATCCATATATAATCATAGGAGACACAAATTTCATGTGTTATCTGAATATAACTTAAGACACATGCAATTCTGATTTCATCTGAAGCTACTCTGTGGGTATGTTAGTGTATGTAAATAGGGAACCTTCACCTGTGACAGACTTGAGATGGCTCTATAGTATTACCATAAAATTTCAAGCAGCAAGTATCGGTATCAGCAATACTGACCCACTATTTACTTGGCATTGGATCGATACCAAAATGTGCGGTATCGTCCACCCCCACTTCATGAGCAAACAAGCCTACAATGAACTCAGTCAGTGATAAACCAAGGAGCCTTAAAAGGTCGGCTGCAGAACTAAGAGTTGGTCTTGCTTATGAGCAGAACAGTGgaccacacaaaaatatataaacattaataccattattttcttctgttctcAAAAAAGTAcagcaaatacaaataaaagttCCCACCGTGGTGGTTTGTATGATCCAACCATACATCACAAAGAAAATTAGACCGCCAAAAGTCTTTGTAACTTTTTGCCTCTCACTAATTATAGTAATTCTTAGGTGACAGTATATTCATAGGCTTCCTTTTTCAGATTAAATATCGTTACATGTATCATGTAACAACCATTATGTTATATTGTGATTTTGAGGAGACTACAGTGACTCATTACCAGTTtaaagacatttattttcagtctgGTAATGACATCACAACACAAACTGACAAAAGTGCTGAACATTATTGCTGTGCCAGTTTTGATTTTGCAATGGATAGTTTCTGGGCTTCAGGGCGCTTCATGTTCAGTAACTTGACAGTTTACAGTAATCTACATATGTGGTAGAACTTTGTTCAGTAGCAGCTTACTTTGTcaagtgctaaaaaaaaaagaacagactgcatgcaaaataaaacaccatgGGTAAGATTGAATGCTTATCCTAAATGCGTAGCGGGTGATGCACATGGAGACAAAGATGCTGATAGAGATGAAGCATGACTGAAAGTTTGGAGGTGCAACAGCAGGTTGGAATCGCTGAGATGACTAACAGATTAAATGGCGAATTATGAACAGGCCACTTCACTGTGCAGCCAACGACAGACAATTTTGCCTGTTGCCGTCCACACTGAAGGAGACTGATGGTGAGGATGGCAATGGAGTCCAGAGGCCCTCGTATGgaaaacgattttttttttgggatggGGTTCGTCCGTTGTTACCTGCATGttggggagggggcggggcaggGTGCCGGCGCATGACctccgctcctcctccagagcCCGACTCAGCATCTCAAACTGTCTCTCCTGCTCCCGCACCGAGGCCAGCAGGGAGGCTGTGCTTGCACACTGCTCCATTCACACACTGAGAGCAAAGGAAGGACAGAATCACCAGAAAGCAAGAGGTGATTAACCCACCACCAGGGTGTGAGAAGAGAACCccaccaggaaaaaaaacaaaccaaaaaaagaatAGTAATCAGTTCTCAGAGATAGGCTTCTCAGAATACAGTGTTAATGGATTTGCCACCTGTTAAATCACGGAGCGTCAAAGGGATTGAACAAATTCAGAAGGCACTCGTCGGAGCGTTTTTCAGTCTGCTTGAGGTTAAATATAGCAGAGAGGTGTGAGGCCAGTTCAGAACATGTTAAGCTGCAGTTTAGGGATCAAGTAGGATCAGAAGATTCAGGTGGGATTGCAGATCATAAAGGTAGCATCACGCAAGCATCAAAATAATCAAAATTCTGATCATGTAATTCTGATTTTAGTTCTTATTGCAATCACATTTAATTGTACATGCAACAAAAAAGTTGCATAGTCAATTAAATAGGCCTCCCCGCCTTTATTCTGGCCAGCGTGGGCAGAATGCACAGAAGTGTGTGAGAGCGACTACCGTATTTTTTGGACTGCAAGTCGCACCaatcaaaaaaatatatcatgaagaagaaacaaaaaaagtcacatatTTAGAACAGAATGTAGTAAAGAAGAGAGCCGGCGCGGGATTTGCCATTTAAAAAGCCCACTTCTTGTTGACCACGGaagatttctggcttggacAACAAGCTTCGTAGATTGATGGTGAGACAGAATCAAGGTTATGGGGGCGCATCATGTCGATCAGTGAGAAATAACATCATATCCGAGTATTAGTCGTAGGACCagtaagacaaaacaaaacaaaaaaagaaataatataacAGTGATGTGTAGTACTGTAATTCTATTGCTGAGACACCATTTCAGCCACAAGTGGCTCCGTTGTTCACGGAAAACCACTATCCGCTAAACactgttgctgtgactgaaaccCTTGACGCTActtgttaaattgttttttattggAAATTCCAAATTTTGAGCAATAAGAACTTTGATCCCAGACCGAGTTAGGCGTGTGAAAGTCCCATCAATAAttgacatgaatgaaaatgatcaaattatgaaggaggagtggagaggaagtgaaCTGTTTTAACTTAGAAAACCTAGAAAATAGAAACCAGGCACAGTGTGCACCACTAACCTGACCTGTGCTACCTAAGCCGTCTTTTCCAATgtgagtaaataaaaacataaagttATGTTCACTTATGTTATTGTCCCATTCTTTTTACTtgaaaagtaaaacaatgaaaagcaatgttgataaaaatgaatgttcatGTTGAGTGAACTAATTTTACAACATACAGATGATCATATTTTGAGAGCAAAATCAGTTCTGACAAAATATGCTACGTAATAGCACAAGGTGTCAGAACCAGTGTGTTGAACCTCATCCACAAACAATTACCATCATTCCAATGGTTGCTGTGTGCTGAGAGAGTTTCAGGCAGCATTAGCCACTTAGAGTTTGAGTATTAGCCACTAATCTATTGTTAGGCTATTAGCTTCGATGCTAATCAAAAACCTCTGGCTCTAAACTGCTTAAAAAAATCCACATCTTGGAAGCAAAACACAAGTGGCAGCCACTGTTCCCACTCCATTTGTTCACCATCGATGAGGATGTGCAAATGCAGTTTAACCAGTGACTATCACTGTAACCTTACAGGGTTATGTGGGGAACAGTGCACACTTAGAGCCCATACATTCGCCCGCTCAGTAAAAAAGGCAGTTGTTGCTTGGCCACATGCTTTGCTGACGCAACTCTATTTGAATGGTCACACTAAGATTTGGCCTCAATGCATGGTTTGTGTGCTGGCCTTGGCTCTTATCAAACCACTGCCGCCTTTGCCATCCTTGCTCCCAACCACAGACCCCACCCACTGTCCTGTGGGCGATATTGTGGCAACAAGTCAGCGAGGACACACCCACCTACATTCCGCCCCGGAAGGAATGGAGGGCCAGTTTTTGGCGAGGTACACATATGAACCGTTTGTTGCAAAAGATTGATGTGAAGTGCTAACTAAACAGGAAGCTACTGGAAGGCAGTACTTGGATTTGGTAATAAGTTTTTGTAGTACATCAGTTAAGATGAATACTGGACTTTGACTGATAGACTTTGGTAAATAATGCCTTTCATTACTGTATCACACTGAGAGGACAACAGCCTTAATGCTATTAAACAAATGTAATTCTAACACCATACCGTCAAGCACACTTTTCATAAACATGGTACTTTCTAGCCATAATTTTATATGCTTCAGGATTTCCCGGGGGTGTTCCACAAATCTAGTTATATTACCGGTAATTCAGGTTGATGCATTTGCTTGTCAGCTTGAATTTGGTTTTAAATGCAacaaaatgacatcatcatAAGATTTGAAGAAATTACTTATCAATAAAATACCTGCACACATTCTTTTATATAGAATAGGATCAGTCTTGTGCCATTTATTGGTTCAAATGCCTAATAAATAACTGCTGGTTTTGAGATGGAGTGCTAATTTACCATGACAGAATTTCAACCAACAACATTCTGTTCAAACTTAAAAGAAGAGACAACATATTATACAAAATACAATCCACCTGAGCCTTTAACAGTGCAAACTAGCTAGACTTAAACAGCATCcaacacaggaagtgaagcaCAGCTGGTTAACTAGAGAGCTTTGTTTCACGCTTATCAAACATATCACATGTCCTTCCGCCCagctttcaaataaaaacaggagTGCAGGTGTAACCgttgggaggagagagagcgagtaGGGAGGAAAAGAAGATAGGGCGAagggagacagaggaggaggagcgactGGAAGGCAAAACCTCAACTTCAGTGTGTCAGAGAGACACACCCACGGTCTGTATGTCAAACATGTCATTACAGAAGCAAATGATAGCCCTGGAAAAAAAGCTAGTGGCTCAGCAAGACTCATGGCCTCACTGACGGAGCCATACGTTCAAGGCAGAAAACTAAGGaagaaaagtaaagtaaataaagttcAGGTTGTTCTCCAATCCACTAAAGCAGACAGTGTTGTTGAAAAGACTGCTTGTTCAAACTTGTCCACTATCACCCCCATCTCTGCTTCTGCAGGTAAATTCCCAGCAGGGCATTGAAGCGGACAATGCCAGACATGTTCACATTACACCGAAACCAACCAATCAAATGACCCTTGGTGTCTAGTCAATCTGAGTTAAGACTGTCGTCTTTGTAAGGTGAATAAGGGTTAGCAATTTAAAAAGCAGGTGACTATCAGTACCTATGAAAGTGCATTTCAAAAACCTCACACTTAAGATCACATAATCCTCATTGTTAAAGGGAAGTTTTGAGTTAAGTTTTACCCAAATGTATGGTATATGCACACATTCAAACAATATTTCAGAATAATGCATGTATGTATTTGGAACGTGGAAGGAACAGGAGTGTTTCACTCCAAACCCAAAGGGTTCAAACTAGGGATGTACCAAATTATGAGTTTTTGAATTTGAGAGTGAAACAAAATCACGGCCGAATAGTGGCGAGTGACGCAATCCAACAACATGAAGAGCGATTCGGTGCATCCCCAGTTAGAACGTCTCCCTGAAACGCCAATGCAAAGACCACTTTGTCTGAttcaaaacattaaacaaaCTCAAACATTCACCCCaaaagcacttttatatcaatTTGTCTTTGCCAGAAATGATGAAACGTGATGATCCAGGAGAGCTGTTATAAGCAAACAACACTAAAATAAATCGGGCTGCACTAATGTAAACCAATCTAGCAGTAGGTTAAACCAATTAATCAACAGGTTTGGTCCCACATGAACCAGCTGAGTAACCACCACAGCAGTCATAAGATGTCAACAATTTAAATGGTGTCTTTTCTGTGGCATGTATTCAACCTTCCTACAAATGTGTTATTCATGTTATAGGGTAGGACCTTACTCATGTTTGAAACTAGTGTTGCTGAACAGATCTCTCCAAAACTTTGCAACCTGATCTCAAAACATCGTTCTACTTACAGAAGAAAGCTGcaattttgcttttctttttttttttttttaaacagtcgATATTATGACACAAACagctgccagaaaaaaaaagcaaaatatctACGTGCATGCGGCCACTGGAAGACAAGAGAGAGCAGAAAGTGGCAATAATGATGTATGGTACCTTGATCCCAGAGCCACTG includes:
- the LOC128753624 gene encoding catenin delta-1-like isoform X1, translated to MEQCASTASLLASVREQERQFEMLSRALEEERRSCAGTLPRPLPNMQNGRIPCDADLERLTLKEGYINGGHHFMMDPGQVLPESYAVEATPQESPVVSVETSDDGMTRRAETTMNKVATRTTIPSVSDALSMDGGGSMTGGYTHPMERIYRQAPGPAMPMDYPTHTVPRNYHYGPPGGYDEYVPGPTPEAYASLSRGARMEDRYRPVHPEGYRTLDPNYRAASRTQLDPYAAQPQVGRMGSAMELSGIQRFVPESYGLEDDQRSMGFDEPDYGMGQPLHYSTVPRNHHAFPHGPPRRTGSYEGTLDGNMSGPGDMYYFGAAPLAQGERGSMASLDSTLRKPGAGGWRQPELPEVIAMLNYRLDPVRSNAAAYLQHLTYKNDKVKSEVRRLKGIPALVLMLDNPNKEVHYAACGALKNISYGKDQDNKIAIKNCDGVPALIRLLRKTHDQDLTDTITGTLWNLSSHDSVKMEIVDHALHALSDEVIVPRSGWERGSNGGAGGGEENCKPRHLEWETALTNTAGCLRNVSSERSEARRKLRECTGLVDSLMYIVQSQIDCKDVDNKLIENSVCLLRNLSYHVHREIPGCERYQEAAPINQGPAPSSQKGGCFSSRKSKDEWFSKGRKDEDPAADVIDIPKRTTPAKGYELLYQPEVVRVYTSLLKESKNPTVLEASAGAIQNLCAGRWTFGRYIRALLRQEKGLPMITELLAHGNDRVVRAMSGALRNLAIDARNRDLLGKHAVPHLVSNLPGGGQSQPARALSEETVVSVLSTLHEVLGSSLEAAKTLRASQGIERLVLINKDGNRSEKEVRGAGLVLQTVWGYKELRRTLEKDGWKKTDFMVNLNAPSNSTRANGGYEESTLPLIDRGGKNDSEMIPMNDMGPDAYSTLDQRGRRISLDNTLDPADKDAAQGGMFGKRQASVPVMDSYDEKLIVCITRRQPPPTYCPC
- the LOC128753624 gene encoding catenin delta-1-like isoform X4 → MEQCASTASLLASVREQERQFEMLSRALEEERRSCAGTLPRPLPNMQNGRIPCDADLERLTLKEGYINGGHHFMMDPGQVLPESYAVEATPQESPVVSVETSDDGMTRRAETTMNKVATRTTIPSVSDALSMDGGGSMTGGYTHPMERIYRQAPGPAMPMDYPTHTVPRNYHYGPPGGYDEYVPGPTPEAYASLSRGARMEDRYRPVHPEGYRTLDPNYRAASRTQLDPYAAQPQVGRMGSAMELSGIQRFVPESYGLEDDQRSMGFDEPDYGMGQPLHYSTVPRNHHAFPHGPPRRTGSYEGTLDGNMSGPGDMYYFGAAPLAQGERGSMASLDSTLRKPGAGGWRQPELPEVIAMLNYRLDPVRSNAAAYLQHLTYKNDKVKSEVRRLKGIPALVLMLDNPNKEVHYAACGALKNISYGKDQDNKIAIKNCDGVPALIRLLRKTHDQDLTDTITGTLWNLSSHDSVKMEIVDHALHALSDEVIVPRSGWERGSNGGAGGGEENCKPRHLEWETALTNTAGCLRNVSSERSEARRKLRECTGLVDSLMYIVQSQIDCKDVDNKLIENSVCLLRNLSYHVHREIPGCERYQEAAPINQGPAPSSQKGGCFSSRKSKDEWFSKGRKDEDPAADVIDIPKRTTPAKGYELLYQPEVVRVYTSLLKESKNPTVLEASAGAIQNLCAGRWTFGRYIRALLRQEKGLPMITELLAHGNDRVVRAMSGALRNLAIDARNRDLLGKHAVPHLVSNLPGGGQSQPARALSEETVVSVLSTLHEVLGSSLEAAKTLRASQGIERLVLINKDGNRSEKEVRGAGLVLQTVWGYKELRRTLEKDGWKKTDFMVNLNAPSNSTRANGGYEESTLPLIDRGGKNDSEMIPMNDMGPDAYSTLDQRGRRISLDNTLDPADKDAAQKN
- the LOC128753624 gene encoding catenin delta-1-like isoform X2, coding for MEQCASTASLLASVREQERQFEMLSRALEEERRSCAGTLPRPLPNMQNGRIPCDADLERLTLKEGYINGGHHFMMDPGQVLPESYAVEATPQESPVVSVETSDDGMTRRAETTMNKVATRTTIPSVSDALSMDGGGSMTGGYTHPMERIYRQAPGPAMPMDYPTHTVPRNYHYGPPGGYDEYVPGPTPEAYASLSRGARMEDRYRPVHPEGYRTLDPNYRAASRTQLDPYAAQPQVGRMGSAMELSGIQRFVPESYGLEDDQRSMGFDEPDYGMGQPLHYSTVPRNHHAFPHGPPRRTGSYEGTLDGNMSGPGDMYYFGAAPLAQGERGSMASLDSTLRKPGAGGWRQPELPEVIAMLNYRLDPVRSNAAAYLQHLTYKNDKVKSEVRRLKGIPALVLMLDNPNKEVHYAACGALKNISYGKDQDNKIAIKNCDGVPALIRLLRKTHDQDLTDTITGTLWNLSSHDSVKMEIVDHALHALSDEVIVPRSGWERGSNGGAGGGEENCKPRHLEWETALTNTAGCLRNVSSERSEARRKLRECTGLVDSLMYIVQSQIDCKDVDNKLIENSVCLLRNLSYHVHREIPGCERYQEAAPINQGPAPSSQKGGCFSSRKSKGRKDEDPAADVIDIPKRTTPAKGYELLYQPEVVRVYTSLLKESKNPTVLEASAGAIQNLCAGRWTFGRYIRALLRQEKGLPMITELLAHGNDRVVRAMSGALRNLAIDARNRDLLGKHAVPHLVSNLPGGGQSQPARALSEETVVSVLSTLHEVLGSSLEAAKTLRASQGIERLVLINKDGNRSEKEVRGAGLVLQTVWGYKELRRTLEKDGWKKTDFMVNLNAPSNSTRANGGYEESTLPLIDRGGKNDSEMIPMNDMGPDAYSTLDQRGRRISLDNTLDPADKDAAQGGMFGKRQASVPVMDSYDEKLIVCITRRQPPPTYCPC